In the genome of Streptomyces racemochromogenes, one region contains:
- a CDS encoding putative quinol monooxygenase translates to MIFIVVKFAVKPEYVDQWPEKVAEFTRATRAEPGNLWFEWSRSLEEPDTYVLVEAFQDDAAEAHVTSEHFTKALETMRPLVARTPDIVSTTIAGATGWSRMGELRID, encoded by the coding sequence ATGATCTTCATTGTGGTGAAATTCGCCGTCAAGCCCGAATACGTGGACCAGTGGCCGGAGAAGGTCGCGGAGTTCACCCGCGCCACCCGCGCCGAACCGGGCAACCTCTGGTTCGAGTGGTCCCGCAGCCTGGAGGAGCCGGACACGTACGTCCTGGTCGAGGCGTTCCAGGACGACGCGGCCGAAGCCCACGTCACCTCCGAGCACTTCACCAAGGCCCTGGAGACCATGCGTCCGCTGGTCGCCCGTACGCCCGACATCGTCAGCACCACCATCGCCGGCGCCACCGGCTGGAGCCGGATGGGGGAGCTCCGGATCGACTGA
- a CDS encoding class I SAM-dependent methyltransferase has product MTTGSRARSFGSAAARYAAHRPSYPAALFDTVEELAGFPLAGARVADVGAGTGIASALLHARGARVVAVEPSEGMAAEFRRRNPGIALVRGDGDRLPLATEGTDLLTYAQSWHWTDPALAGPEALRVLRPGGALAVWSNDPDTDVEWIADQQARIEKHFGPGWYVNEPARPLPGLDFTTRRLRWSRPVSVEAHLGKLSTHSLFLVAEPGTDTFLEAERARLLALFPDGRLREHYTVRLDVAVRR; this is encoded by the coding sequence ATGACGACCGGATCCCGTGCTCGTTCGTTCGGTTCCGCGGCGGCCCGCTACGCCGCGCACCGGCCCTCCTATCCGGCCGCGCTCTTCGACACCGTCGAGGAGCTGGCCGGGTTCCCGCTGGCCGGTGCCCGCGTCGCGGACGTCGGCGCGGGCACCGGCATCGCGAGCGCGCTCCTGCACGCCCGCGGGGCCCGGGTGGTGGCGGTGGAGCCCTCGGAGGGCATGGCCGCCGAGTTCCGTCGCCGCAATCCGGGGATCGCCCTCGTGCGCGGGGACGGCGACCGGCTGCCGCTGGCCACGGAGGGCACCGACCTGCTGACCTACGCGCAGTCCTGGCACTGGACGGACCCGGCCCTCGCCGGCCCCGAGGCCCTGCGCGTCCTGCGGCCCGGGGGCGCGCTGGCCGTCTGGTCCAACGACCCCGACACGGACGTGGAGTGGATCGCCGACCAGCAGGCGCGCATCGAGAAGCACTTCGGCCCCGGCTGGTACGTCAACGAGCCGGCCCGTCCCCTGCCCGGCCTGGACTTCACCACGCGCCGGCTGCGCTGGTCCCGGCCCGTCTCCGTCGAGGCGCACCTCGGCAAGCTCTCCACGCACTCGCTCTTCCTGGTGGCAGAGCCCGGTACGGACACCTTCCTCGAAGCCGAACGCGCCCGCCTGCTCGCCCTCTTCCCGGACGGCCGGCTGCGGGAGCACTACACGGTCAGGCTCGACGTGGCGGTACGTCGGTAG